One segment of Rosa chinensis cultivar Old Blush chromosome 6, RchiOBHm-V2, whole genome shotgun sequence DNA contains the following:
- the LOC112173064 gene encoding acetylserotonin O-methyltransferase — MMDYPKCSLQLYISHARSLGLAKKKMEHTQRKPTLEEKGEERAKVEVWNYVLGFSKIAVVKCAIELGIADAIESHGSPMTLLELSKTLKCDPSSLYRIMRFLVHQKIFKEVQPKIPSDPKSYAQSPLSRCLLKFGENSMAAMILLESSPVMLAPWHCLSARILGNGTSTPAFEAVHGEDIWSFAAANPGHSELINEAMACDACLALPALIDSSLEVFNGIETIVDVGGGNGTTLGFLVKACAWITRGINFDLPHVVSVAEESDRVENVGGDMFDCIPKADAAIIKSVLHDWGDEECIRILKKCKEAIPEDKGKVIILEAVIEEDEIKDELTDVRLMLDMVMMAHTSTGKERTLKEWGYVIGEAGFSRHTVTPINAVQSVIQAFP, encoded by the exons ATGATGGATTACCCAAAATGTTCACTCCAGTTGTATATATCACATGCTAGGAGCTTGGGACTTGCCAAGAAAAAGATGGAACATACACAAAGAAAGCCAACTTTGGAAGAGAAAGGAGAGGAACGTGCCAAAGTGGAAGTGTGGAATTATGTGCTTGGGTTTTCAAAAATTGCAGTGGTAAAATGTGCCATTGAGCTTGGAATAGCTGATGCTATCGAAAGCCATGGAAGCCCCATGACACTCTTAGAGCTATCCAAAACTCTTAAGTGCGATCCTTCTTCCCTTTACCGCATCATGAGGTTCCTAGTTCACCAGAAAATATTCAAAGAAGTCCAACCCAAAATCCCATCAGACCCCAAAAGTTATGCACAGTCACCTTTGTCCCGCTGCCTACTAAAATTCGGTGAAAATAGCATGGCTGCAATGATTTTGCTGGAGAGTAGTCCGGTAATGCTAGCACCATGGCATTGCCTTAGTGCCCGTATTCTAGGCAATGGCACCAGTACTCCCGCATTTGAGGCAGTACATGGTGAGGATATATGGAGCTTTGCAGCGGCTAATCCCGGTCACAGCGAGCTTATCAATGAAGCAATGGCTTGTGATGCATGCTTGGCACTGCCTGCACTGATTGACAGTTCTTTAGAGGTTTTCAATGGGATTGAGACCATAGTGGATGTGGGTGGTGGTAATGGAACTACTTTAGGCTTCTTGGTTAAGGCCTGTGCTTGGATTACTCGAGGGATCAATTTTGATCTTCCTCATGTTGTATCTGTTGCTGAGGAGAGTGATCGAGTGGAGAATGTTGGAGGAGACATGTTTGATTGTATTCCAAAGGCCGATGCTGCAATTATCAAA TCCGTTCTTCATGACTGGGGAGATGAGGAGTGCATCCGTATACTGAAGAAATGTAAGGAAGCAATTCCTGAGGACAAAGGGAAGGTGATAATTCTGGAAGCTGttattgaagaagatgagatcaaagACGAGCTAACCGATGTGAGATTGATGCTAGACATGGTGATGATGGCCCATACTAGCACTGGCAAAGAGAGGACCTTGAAGGAATGGGGATATGTTATTGGGGAAGCTGGCTTTAGCCGACACACGGTCACACCTATTAATGCTGTCCAATCTGTTATCCAGGCTTTTCCATAA